Below is a window of Staphylococcus succinus DNA.
ACGCCTATACGTTCAACAATATCTTCAGTTTCACGTATACCAGCAGTATCTACTAACCTTAAAGGTACACCTCTAACATTGACATATTCTTCAAGCGTATCGCGTGTTGTACCTGCGACTTCAGTTACAATTGCTTTATTATCCTGGATAAGGTTGTTTAACATTGATGATTTCCCAACATTCGGCTTTCCTACAATAACGGTAGATAGTCCTTCTCTCATAATCTTACCTTGAGTTCCGGTGTCTAATAGTTGGTTAATTTCTGTTTTAATTTCATTTGACTTACCCAGTAAGAATTCTGTAGTTGCGTCTTCTACATCATCATATTCTGGATAATCTATATTTACTTCGACTTGAGCAAGAATTTCGAGAATGGACTGTCGCTGTCGCTTAATCATATCACTTAAACGACCTTCTATTTGATTCATTGCAACTTTAGATGCACGATCGGTTTTAGAACGAATAAAATCCATCACTGCCTCAGCTTGAGACAAATCAATACGCCCATTTAAGAATGCACGTTTCGTATACTCACCAGGATCTGCAATTCGAGCCCCATAAGTCATCGTCAATTCCAATACTCTATTAATTGTTAAAATACCACCGTGACAGTTAATTTCAACAATATCTTCACGGGTAAATGTCTTTGGTGCACGCAATACAGAAACCATTACTTCCTCTATAACTTCTTTTGATTCAGGATCAATAATATGACCATAGTTTATCGTATGTGATTTAACATGTTCGAGTTTGTCTTTACCCTTATATAATTTGTCTACGATATTTACTGCATCAACACCTGATAAACGCACGATA
It encodes the following:
- the mnmE gene encoding tRNA uridine-5-carboxymethylaminomethyl(34) synthesis GTPase MnmE codes for the protein MDLDTITSISTPMGEGAIGIVRLSGVDAVNIVDKLYKGKDKLEHVKSHTINYGHIIDPESKEVIEEVMVSVLRAPKTFTREDIVEINCHGGILTINRVLELTMTYGARIADPGEYTKRAFLNGRIDLSQAEAVMDFIRSKTDRASKVAMNQIEGRLSDMIKRQRQSILEILAQVEVNIDYPEYDDVEDATTEFLLGKSNEIKTEINQLLDTGTQGKIMREGLSTVIVGKPNVGKSSMLNNLIQDNKAIVTEVAGTTRDTLEEYVNVRGVPLRLVDTAGIRETEDIVERIGVERSRKALGEADLILFVLNYNESLSEEDRKLYEVIKNEDAIVIINKMDLERQLDIDEVKAMVGDMPLIQTSMLKQEGIDQLEIQIRDLFFGGDVQSQDMTYVSNSRHISLLKQARNAIQDAIDAAETGIPMDMIQIDLTRTWELLGEIIGESASDELIDQLFSQFCLGK